One window of the Prionailurus bengalensis isolate Pbe53 chromosome E1, Fcat_Pben_1.1_paternal_pri, whole genome shotgun sequence genome contains the following:
- the LIMD2 gene encoding LIM domain-containing protein 2, giving the protein MYQAAGAAQATPSHEAKGSGGSSTVQRSKSFSLRAQVKESCAACQKTVYPMERLVADKLIFHNSCFCCKHCHTKLSLGSYAALHGEFYCKPHFQQLFKSKGNYDEGFGRKQHKELWAHKEVDAGTKTA; this is encoded by the exons ATGTACCAGGCTGCAGGAGCTGCCCAGGCCACCCCCTCTCAT GAAGCCAAAGGCAGCGGTGGCAGCAGCACTGTCCAGCGCTCCAAG TCCTTCAGCCTTCGGGCCCAGGTGAAGGAGAGCTGTGCCGCCTGCCAGAAGACCGTGTACCCTATGGAGCGCCTGGTGGCGGACAAGCTCATTTTCCACAACTCTTGCTTCTGTTGCAAGCACTGTCACACCAAGCTGAG CCTGGGCAGCTACGCGGCACTGCACGGGGAATTTTACTGCAAGCCCCACTTTCAGCAGCTGTTTAAGAGCAAAGGCAACTATGATGAGGGCTTTGGCCGGAAGCAGCACAAGGAGCTCTGGGCCCACAAGGAGGTGGACGCCGGCACCAAGACGGCCTGA